ttaccgATTCAGTttattcggccaattttgattggaaattattgatgtggacaTCGGCGATGCCACATAGGACCGCCAGTGttgacgtggacaaattttaataatcctttaatattttttgaattcttattattttttttatttttttttttactttcttattttccttttgctagtGATTGGCTATCGGCCACAGGTGACGATCAGCCACTAGCCATGGTGGGCCGGTTGGCCTTGGCCAAGTGAGGCCTAGGTAGAGTTGGCCTCACTTAGGCTAGATCTAGCAAAGCTGGCCCTCGCCCAAGCTAGGGTGGTTGGCAGCCTCGCCGGGTGTCACCATGGCCAAGCCGATGCCCGGCAAGGTTGCCTTGGCTTgggcgagggttggccttgcctagtTTGGGTGAGAGTCAGTCTCACTtggcttgggcgagggctcccctcattGGGGCTCACCCTTGCCTGGCTATCACTTTTGGCTCGTGGCTGACCACTGgccaaaggaaaaggagaaagcaaaaagaaaaatttaagaattttttaaaaattattaaaatattattaaaaattatcaatgtcaaCGTCAATAATCCTACGTAACACTATTGGCgttcatgttagcaattttcagccaaaattggccaaatggactcaattggcaagaagtgaaaatgtttagaattgaatcgGCAAAATTATAAtgggtttaggactttttgaacaattttctctttattgaTTAGTATTGGTTTTATTGATTTGTAATGGTTAAACTCCATTTCTAGTTAAATTTAAGTTTCAAAAAAAAGGAGATCTAGATAAAATatctattacatttttttaaaataatgtagGGGTAATTCATCTTAatctaattttgaataatgcaaattcataattaaatattataatttattaattcaactaaaaatattttacgaAGAGTGAAGTAAATGGTATAGATTATTCAATTCAGCCGAATTTCAAACATACACATGTATATTTCATTTAGTTTTATATACCTCTTTTGAAATCAGCATATTCTAAGTATAGCTTTTGTCATGTTAAAGCAAATCCCTTTTGCGAAAAAGTGCAGGTGATTTCTCCCCGGCAGGGGCATTTTATAGTTTTGCACATAACCTGAACTATAAGTTGATTTATAAAGATGAGATAAGAGAAAAATCCATGGGCTTTATTGTTTAACAGATCGTGCTTTCAATCTCACATGTCAAACAGAATATAAATGATGGGTGAGGACAGATGATCTCGAGTTCAGAGAATATGACATTGAAATCCATACACtctaaaatgaaaattaaatcaaatctgtCAAAAAGCTAGTACTATTCAAACTCTTCTTTCTATTATATGTGTATTTTAGTAAATTCTGAGTTCAAACTTTCCGGCCACATTTTGCATGTCCAAATGGAGAACAATCCCAAAtattatatatgtgaaaaattagttgacataAATCACCAAAACTACCATATGGTAAATTCGGGTAATGCACATGGGACTCTCTTctcaaattaataaaacaaagcTTTGTATGAGTATGAAAGTATTTGAGCGAGCAAATTCAAGCTCTATATCAGATCATAGCATTTCTTTATGTGTCCCTTTATCCGTCACAGAAAGGATAAGAGAAGGTCACAGAAAGgataagagaaggaaaagaaaagcagcacaccattcaaatcaatttttcagtTTTGAGTTCAACATTTCGAAGTTCCGTTGTCAGCGAGACCACCATGAGAAGGCTCAGATACGTGCTGTGACCGGAGAAGGGCAGTGTCTTTCCACCAcgagatctctctctctttctcagatAGCTTATGCTCCATACGCCCTAAAGATGCTTCAAGCTCTTTGATTTGTTCTTGCAATCTTGCTCATGCAACCTCCTCTCGAGCTCAACAGGGGGAACTCTGCTCCGCTCTGAACTTCAGTCACTTCGTCTCTGGGGTTCATTAATTTCCCAAAACTCGTGCTACAGCCACTTGCTGAAGCAGATTCCTTGGGGGCAACCTGCTATACCGAGTTTATAGATCGTAAGCTCTAACATTCAGATGAAGAGATAATCATCAACCACACTCAAACAACTGTAGctaaaatttatcccaaaaaggGGTCTGACTTTTGAGCAGATCCTTGCATTACTTTTGTTTTGACAACCaactaaaaaaagaaggtaCTCCTTCAAAGGCACAAACATAATGACTGAAACAAGAGAGAACTGGAAATTATTGTTCCCGGTCAATGGCCTTGAACTGAAGGTTCAGCTATAACAGCAACGTATGCATGAGAGAGAACTTTTTTCGGACTATAACAGCAACGTATGCATCAGAGAGAACTTTTTTCGGACTTATGAAAAGGCATAAGCGAGCAGAGTACTGAACTCGTTGGATTCTAGAGTTCCTCCTCCATGTCTAGGGACAGAGAAAGCAATCATATTTCACAGAAATGAGGAGACAGCAAAAAAGTCGAAAACCAGAGAGCAGACAATGCATAAATTTACATACGTTTCAAAATCCTTCGGCAGTTTCTATTGCCACCCTTCTACAGGTACGCAGAAGAACATTTTTGCTCACAAAAATTGAGTGTGACCACAAAGAATGACCATAAAATTGACCAACAATCTTTGTAGAAAACACTAAGCCCTGCACATAATAGCCAGGAAGAtacatttttttcctcttctttttcccttttgcaatAGCACCAAGAGACACTAAGCATGTAAATTGACAAGGAGGTTGGAAACAGGACAGGACTTCAGTCATGTATATATAATTTGCAGaaacaaaccaaaccaaaatgtGACAGAAAAGCTGATGCCTATAACTGGTTCTCTTCACTCTGATAGAAAGCAAAACCGTTCTGCATTTGACTAGAGAACAAATGCAGATAAAAGAGAACTTGTGATGAAGAAAGTTTGCCATGCCTTCTGTGCTAAGTACTAAAAGGCTTGAACATATGAGTAGGTAGCAACGGTATGGAAGTAAAAAATCAGGAATGCAAATGGAGCaaggccctatttggtaaccatcaaAACAAGGCCcgattctgattctttgttcccgggaGTAGTTTGAGAACAAAATcgcgtttagtaaaatttttgttccgggaacaaatttctattttttgttcccggaagtagatttgaaacagaatcaagaataaaaaaaaaagttaattcttgttccgggaacaaatctaaaaatcaaaaccaactcttcttcttcaattttctcttcttcttcttctcttttcttcttcttcatcgaccgcCCCgtctgccgccgccaccgtccgccgccggtcgccggcaaccgatccggcgagctcgccggaggcaagcccagccaccagcaagctcgcccagccccgcctgtggccaggcgggcctcgcccaaccccggcaaggctcgcctagccaccagccagacgagggctggcaacctcaacggagtgtcgccggccctcatTGGCCGAGCCTCCcaagccggcctcgccgaggttgggcgagcctcgccggtggccaagcgggcCTCACCCAACCCTGGCGAGGCTCACtcagccccgccggtggccaggtaggcctcgcccggcccggcgaggccgagcctcggcgggactaggtgaggctcggccaACGAGGGTTGGCAACActccggtgaggtcgtcggccaaaagaagaagaaaaataggagaaaaaggaaaaaaaaaaaagaaagaaaaggaaaaaaaaaaaaaaaagaagaaaaaggaaaaagtaaaaaaaaaatatttaaaaattaaaataaattgatttggaacagaattaatgagcacggtaccaaacacaattctattctagaataagaaattttggatagttaccaaacggcttaaaatacttagaaattgtttccgggaacagaataaaaaataataatttctgatcagaatctatTCCCAGAaacataatcgttaccaaacacgccctaaaAATCTAACCGCCATGTGGAGTTCAATCTGACAAAATTAGGGGACAAACTGTGAAACATGCAGAATTAGAATAAACTAAAGCTCAGAAACTTTTCTCCTAAAACCTTCAGATGTTGAGACTCTGCTGCAGCATTTGTTAACACTAATGCATCCAAAAATGGAATCACTCTAAATGATTGCTCTTGTACCACCTTCAGTGGAACAAGTGAAGGAAACTTCAATTGAGGGTGGTTTACATTCCAAGACATCCAAAACAACTGAAACACTATCATGGTTTTGACAGTGAGAATACACGAAATTCAGCAACCAATTCCATGCACAGACAAGCATCAAGGAAAGCTAGTGTTTCTCGGAGAGCCCCCTACATCCGGGAATCACACAGAAAATCAGAACACATAGAACCTTACCTTTATCATTTCCTGATATGACTGCTTGGAAGAGGCTTCAGCATCCAACTGAAGCTCCAAGCGCTCTAACTCAGCTTCTAATTCTGCTTCCACTTCTTCAATCCCTTCCACAGGTTCTTGTTTAGACTCACATCCACTGGACTGATTTGACTGCATGTCTATGTTGTTCTGGCAAAAGAGAGAGCGTTCTATGGGATTGTTCCAAAAGGTGACTGCCGCAGCTCAAGACTTCCTTTATATCAGTGAAAAAAGAGGCAACACATTCCGTCAACTCATGGTTCACGAGAAGAATCTTTCCTCTGTACTTTTTCTTTCACGTTCTGTAGAAGAACTTCCAATTCTTTCCACAAATCCTCCATTTTGTGGAGTTCATTCTTATTCACAGAGATACAAAAGACTCCCTGCAAATTCCAGGTTGAACATATTCTCTTCTCCTCTATTGTCCTGGATAGAGGACCATGCAAGCAACAATCACTCACAATCCTTCATTTAATTGTGATGAAAGAGAACATTTTCATGGGAGCGTATAGAAGATGTTACTCATCACTTATCATGTCTCAACTGGGGTGTTTGATGTGAATAGGCATGTTATTTGTGTTCCACTaacatgcacacccctagctaTTATGGTGAATCAAATTGCTGAAAGAGGTTATATTCCTACATGGGTAACCAGATTTGATCCATCTGGGCATGGCTGGTACACTTTATAAAAGATTAAAAGGATAAACTAATGTTGGATACACCCAGTCCAACTACAGCATATAGCCTCTTGCCCCGAAACCTCTTAACCTTCACGTCCTAGCTTCACTGTTTGGGCTTATTCGGATTTGTTTATCCACAGCGAATATAATCTTCAGATATAACCAGCAAAACAAATTCAGTTGGCTCAATTGTCCATACCACCAATCTTCATTCTGTTTAGGTTCAACCAGCTGCATGAAAGGACTGAAGTATGTGCCAAGTACAGAACCCTTTCCACAAATAAAGATTTGTGATCAGAATCACGAGACAACCTCCATTAAGAAGCTTCCATTGTACATAAAGAGGTTTTGAATTATCACTTAAGCAGTGTTACAAAATAGGCCGGGAACCCTGCAATATTGTTCATGACCTCAAGCTGTTATTGCATTAATACCATTAATTTCGTTTTTCCTGAACCATCTACATCACAACTACATGCAAAAACAGGGCTTTGGTTTCCCACCAGTTTAATGTTCATAAAAACATTCCTTTTCAGATTTGGCCTAAATTCTACAGCACATCAAAAGGATTGGGGGGGAGTCAACACAGACAAggtaaaaaatttccaaatgaaaCAGGTATAATTTGGCCATAGCATTGTATTTACACATGCACACATGCATGTCATGAAAAGCAACTCCAATTCTGATACCATCTCATTTCCCTCAAACCATACATAGCATAAGACACTTGCAAACAATCAAACATCTGACAGATCGTCCACACTAAGGAAACTTAGCATTGAAAAACATCATTTTTCACAACAAAAAGCTCAGAActtgaaatagtttttttttatcatcaccTGATTCATCCTTCCAGTTGACCGTGTGCGACGAACCATCCTCAATCTTCGTCTTATCCTTGAAACGCTCAGACTCCCCAGCCCATTGCCAAattccctctcttctttctctcaaATCTGCCCCACCAcacccttcttctcctttcgcCATCTGGCCACCTCCAAATTGCCCGACCCAGCGATGAACACTCGAACCCACAAGACTTCGCTTCATCTTGCTGCCGAAGACTGCTCATCCTGAATTCCTGCCAACTCCACTCTCTTTGtcgttgttttcttcttcttcttcttcttcctcctcaagTAGCAGAGAATCAGCAATTCGTTTTCGGGGACTACAGTATCTGGTCATGATCTGGTTAATCCCATCATCAATGTCATGAATGTTGTCCATGTATCTAGAGTCAAGAGTGTCACAATATAACTGTTTCTGCAAATTTACAAGGCCCCCTTTTACTGATGATTATTGAACATCTCCAAGAAAGCAGCAATCTTCGAAGTATGAACAGAGCTGGTTGAAGACAACCTTCGCAAGTTGTTTTGCCAACACCACCCATCCCATGAAtaccaacaaaacaaacaccATCACAGTCAACATCCAACAGTTTAATTATGTCTTCTACATGATCATCCACTCCAGCCAGCTGATTTGTCACATACTTATGTTTTATCTTCAACTTAACCTAAACCTCTCGGATGATCAACTATATAGTTTCCCCATGCCTGCCACATATATGAACTGCCTCAGTTAAAAGAAGATGGTAAATGGAGATGTTATCATATCTTTCAAGTCAAAGCAAAAGTATTTGGATTTACTCATAGATGATTTGCAAACAAGGAGTCAGTTCAAGAAACATGCACATTGTACAAAGGTAAAATTTTACATACTAGACAGAGTTCCCATGTTTTATACCTCTTTCCCAACAATATAAATTCTCCCAACAATataaattctctattttttttagttctttttatACTATCAATAGGAATGCAACTTAAGCTTAAAGTTCTTCCAGCTTCATGAATGATTTCCAAGCTAGATTGAGCAGGATGGAATAAATAACTGGACTTGTAAGTTCA
This genomic stretch from Eucalyptus grandis isolate ANBG69807.140 chromosome 3, ASM1654582v1, whole genome shotgun sequence harbors:
- the LOC104450904 gene encoding uncharacterized protein LOC104450904; this encodes MQSNQSSGCESKQEPVEGIEEVEAELEAELERLELQLDAEASSKQSYQEMIKQVAPKESASASGCSTSFGKLMNPRDEVTEVQSGAEFPLLSSRGGCMSKIARTNQRA